In a single window of the Phycisphaerales bacterium genome:
- a CDS encoding family 10 glycosylhydrolase, with translation MPPREFRAVWIATVGNIDWPSRPGLSTEQQQSELRRLLDLAAELRLNAVILQVRPIGDAFYVSRTEPWSQYLTGEMGRPPDPVYDPLAFAIREAHDRGLELHAWFNPFRVGLGGRQPAAARHVTLQRPQWVRRYGDKLWLDPGEAAARAYVLQVIRDVVRRYDLDGVHLDDYFYPYPERDASNQRIAFPDDETFTRYRARGGTLARDDWRRENINTFVADLYRMVRTEKPHVKVGISPFGIWRSGHPPQIRGLDAYAEIYADARRWLAEGWLDYFTPQLYWRIAQPAQSYPVLLSWWADQNTRSRHLWAGNFTSRVSDREQNWPAEEIVQQIALTRTELRAGGNVHFSARALLRNAGGIADALRTGPYRDPALVPASPWLAAGAPAPPAAALFAVPESENVRVTLNAEGGTDPRWWLVRARYGGAWYLRLAPGARRALLLPGRQAEGVLEIVTVAAVDGAGQVSVPVVME, from the coding sequence ATGCCGCCACGTGAGTTTCGCGCGGTCTGGATCGCCACGGTCGGCAACATCGACTGGCCTTCGCGCCCCGGGCTGTCCACGGAGCAGCAGCAGAGTGAATTGCGTCGCCTTCTTGATCTCGCAGCCGAGCTGCGACTGAACGCCGTCATTCTTCAGGTCCGCCCGATCGGCGACGCCTTCTACGTGTCGCGCACCGAACCGTGGTCGCAATATCTGACTGGTGAAATGGGCCGTCCACCGGACCCGGTTTACGATCCGCTGGCCTTCGCCATTCGCGAGGCGCATGATCGCGGGCTCGAACTGCATGCGTGGTTCAATCCCTTCCGAGTGGGCCTCGGCGGCCGCCAGCCGGCCGCAGCGCGCCACGTCACGCTGCAGCGGCCACAATGGGTCCGGCGCTACGGCGACAAGCTCTGGCTCGATCCCGGAGAGGCGGCAGCGCGCGCGTACGTACTGCAGGTGATTCGCGATGTCGTGCGGCGGTACGATCTGGACGGGGTGCATCTCGACGATTACTTCTACCCCTACCCCGAACGGGATGCGAGCAACCAGCGGATCGCCTTTCCCGACGATGAGACCTTCACCCGTTACCGGGCGCGGGGCGGTACCCTGGCGCGCGACGACTGGCGGCGCGAGAATATCAATACATTCGTTGCCGATCTCTACCGGATGGTGCGTACGGAGAAACCGCACGTGAAGGTGGGCATCAGCCCATTCGGAATCTGGCGAAGTGGGCATCCGCCGCAGATTCGCGGGCTGGATGCCTATGCGGAGATCTACGCGGACGCGCGGCGGTGGCTGGCGGAGGGCTGGCTCGACTACTTCACGCCGCAGTTGTACTGGCGGATAGCGCAGCCGGCCCAGAGCTATCCCGTCCTGCTGAGCTGGTGGGCAGACCAGAACACCCGCAGCCGGCACCTATGGGCGGGGAATTTCACGAGTCGCGTTTCCGACCGAGAGCAGAACTGGCCGGCGGAAGAGATCGTGCAGCAGATCGCCCTGACACGGACCGAGTTGCGCGCAGGCGGCAATGTGCATTTCAGCGCACGGGCGCTGCTGCGGAATGCGGGCGGCATCGCCGACGCCCTGCGAACCGGGCCCTACCGCGATCCGGCGCTGGTGCCGGCGTCGCCGTGGCTGGCAGCAGGCGCACCGGCGCCCCCGGCGGCCGCACTGTTCGCGGTGCCCGAGAGCGAGAACGTGCGGGTGACGCTGAACGCGGAAGGGGGCACCGACCCGCGCTGGTGGCTGGTGCGGGCGCGGTATGGCGGGGCGTGGTATCTGCGACTGGCCCCTGGGGCGCGGCGAGCGCTGCTGCTCCCAGGGCGGCAGGCGGAGGGAGTGCTGGAGATCGTGACCGTCGCAGCGGTGGATGGTGCGGGACAGGTGAGTGTGCCTGTGGTCATGGAATAG
- the uvrB gene encoding excinuclease ABC subunit UvrB yields MNAYRIVSPFQPQGDQPRAIEQMVRGFREGKAFQTLLGVTGSGKTFTMAHVLAQLGRPALVISHNKTLAAQLFEEFRELLPHNAVEYFVSYYDYYQPEAYIPQRDIYIEKDASRNDDLDRLRLAATSSVVSRRDVVVVASVSCIFGLGSPDEYKASVVNVQVGQTWERDELLKKLVRLQYDRKDVELARGTFRVRGDVIELAPAQEEFAIRIELFGDTVERMAYIHPLTGQILQAREQVFIYPAVHYVLPEENLERALASIQQELDERVLQLRHQGKLLEAQRLLARTKYDLEMLQEVGYCSGIENYSRHLNGTAPGAKPYTLVDYFPPDFLLIIDESHVTIPQIGAMFNGDRARKEVLVEHGFRLPSCMDNRPMRFAEFEQMWHQVAFVSATPGPYELEKCGGETVEQIIRPTGLVDPQIEVKPARGQVPDLLEQCQQRVAAGQRILITTLTKRLAEDLSQYIQQAGLRGRYLHSEIDTLERVEILRELRLGNFDVLVGVNLLREGLDLPEVSLVAIMDADKEGFLRSATSLIQMIGRCARNVDARVILYADRVTAAMQRAMDETSRRRERQVAYNQEHGITPDTVRKAIRQGLMTEVAAMRRVREAVHADEGDYDREELLRQLESEMLQAAEELDFEKAAALRDHIKELRDSPELRVAATKARPAKASKPRDEEGWKPHRQYKRPGKK; encoded by the coding sequence GTGAACGCGTACAGAATCGTCAGTCCGTTTCAGCCCCAGGGCGATCAGCCGCGGGCGATCGAGCAGATGGTGCGCGGATTCCGGGAGGGGAAAGCATTTCAGACGCTGCTGGGTGTCACGGGGTCGGGCAAGACGTTCACGATGGCGCACGTGCTGGCGCAGCTCGGGCGGCCGGCCCTGGTCATCTCCCACAACAAGACGCTCGCGGCGCAGCTTTTCGAGGAATTCCGTGAGCTGTTGCCGCACAACGCGGTCGAGTATTTCGTCAGTTACTATGACTACTACCAGCCCGAGGCCTACATCCCGCAGCGCGACATTTATATTGAGAAAGATGCTTCCCGGAACGACGATCTCGACCGGCTGCGGCTGGCGGCGACGAGCTCGGTCGTCTCGCGGCGTGACGTGGTGGTGGTGGCGAGCGTTTCCTGCATCTTCGGCCTCGGTTCCCCGGACGAGTACAAAGCCAGCGTGGTGAACGTGCAGGTCGGGCAGACCTGGGAGCGTGACGAGTTGCTGAAGAAGCTCGTGCGCTTGCAGTATGACCGCAAGGATGTGGAGTTGGCGCGCGGCACCTTCCGCGTGCGGGGTGATGTGATCGAGCTGGCCCCGGCCCAGGAGGAATTCGCGATCCGCATCGAGCTGTTCGGCGACACGGTGGAGCGCATGGCGTACATTCATCCGCTGACCGGCCAGATCCTGCAGGCGCGTGAGCAGGTGTTCATCTACCCGGCCGTGCATTACGTGCTGCCCGAGGAGAATCTCGAGCGGGCGCTGGCTTCGATCCAGCAGGAACTCGACGAGCGTGTGCTGCAACTGCGGCACCAGGGGAAGCTGTTGGAGGCGCAGCGGCTGCTGGCGCGTACCAAGTATGACCTCGAGATGCTGCAGGAAGTGGGGTATTGCAGTGGGATTGAGAACTACTCGCGGCACCTGAATGGAACTGCGCCGGGCGCGAAACCTTACACGCTGGTGGACTACTTTCCGCCGGATTTCCTGTTGATCATCGACGAGTCGCACGTCACCATCCCGCAGATCGGCGCGATGTTCAACGGAGACCGGGCGCGTAAAGAGGTGCTTGTCGAGCACGGATTCCGGTTGCCGAGCTGCATGGACAACCGGCCCATGCGCTTCGCGGAATTCGAGCAGATGTGGCATCAGGTCGCATTTGTCTCGGCGACGCCGGGTCCGTACGAACTGGAGAAGTGCGGCGGCGAGACCGTCGAGCAGATCATCCGGCCGACGGGACTGGTCGATCCGCAGATCGAGGTGAAACCCGCCCGCGGGCAGGTGCCGGACCTGCTGGAGCAATGCCAGCAGCGCGTGGCGGCCGGACAGCGTATCCTGATCACGACGCTGACCAAACGGCTGGCTGAGGATCTCTCGCAGTACATCCAGCAGGCCGGGTTGCGCGGCCGATACCTGCACAGCGAGATCGACACGCTGGAGCGTGTGGAGATCCTGCGCGAGCTGCGGCTGGGCAATTTCGACGTGCTGGTAGGCGTGAACCTGTTACGCGAGGGGCTCGACCTGCCGGAAGTGTCCCTGGTCGCGATCATGGACGCCGACAAGGAGGGCTTCCTGCGCAGCGCGACCTCGCTCATCCAGATGATCGGGCGCTGTGCCCGCAACGTCGATGCCCGCGTCATCCTCTATGCGGATCGTGTAACCGCCGCGATGCAGCGCGCCATGGACGAAACCAGCCGGCGGCGAGAACGGCAGGTGGCCTACAACCAGGAGCATGGTATCACACCGGACACTGTGCGCAAGGCGATCCGGCAGGGCCTGATGACCGAAGTGGCGGCGATGCGGCGGGTGCGCGAGGCGGTCCACGCCGACGAGGGCGACTACGACCGCGAGGAACTGCTGCGGCAGCTTGAATCGGAGATGCTGCAGGCGGCCGAGGAACTCGATTTCGAAAAGGCGGCCGCCCTGCGCGATCACATCAAGGAACTGCGCGACTCGCCGGAACTGCGGGTCGCCGCGACCAAGGCGCGTCCAGCCAAGGCGTCGAAGCCTCGTGATGAGGAGGGCTGGAAGCCCCACCGCCAGTACAAGCGGCCGGGCAAGAAGTGA
- the rplK gene encoding 50S ribosomal protein L11 gives MAKAIIAKIKLQAPGGKATPAPPVGPALGQHGVNIAQFVQQFNERTKQMDGMTCPVEITVYKDKSFEFVVKSPPAAVLLVKAAKPLDASQAVVEKGSGEPNRTKVGRVTSADVRKIAETKLKDLNAFDLDAAAKIVAGTARSMGIEVVD, from the coding sequence ATGGCGAAGGCGATCATTGCCAAGATCAAGTTGCAGGCCCCCGGCGGAAAAGCCACACCGGCACCGCCGGTCGGACCGGCGCTCGGCCAGCACGGTGTGAACATTGCGCAATTCGTGCAGCAGTTCAATGAGCGCACGAAGCAGATGGACGGGATGACCTGCCCGGTCGAAATCACCGTCTATAAGGACAAGAGCTTCGAGTTTGTCGTCAAGAGCCCGCCCGCCGCGGTACTGCTCGTGAAGGCGGCCAAGCCGCTCGATGCTTCGCAGGCCGTAGTAGAAAAGGGCTCCGGTGAACCGAACCGCACGAAGGTGGGGCGGGTAACCTCGGCGGACGTGCGCAAGATAGCCGAGACAAAACTGAAAGACCTCAATGCCTTCGATCTGGACGCGGCGGCGAAGATCGTCGCGGGTACGGCCCGGTCGATGGGCATCGAAGTCGTCGACTGA
- a CDS encoding 50S ribosomal protein L10 translates to MSKLVKEMMTRDLAERYAESDNAVWIELVGVDGLTTNAFRRDLRGRRMQMEVVKTSLLRRAVKGRPLEPLADKLQGPAALVTGGDSPIEVAKLLEEWAPKFPKDSFRLRGAVIDGEYLDEQSVQGLSKMPTRADMQGRIVRLILTPGGNVIGAALGPDAAVAGLLKTLIEKLEKGEAVARVG, encoded by the coding sequence ATGAGCAAGCTCGTCAAGGAAATGATGACCCGCGATCTGGCGGAGCGCTACGCTGAGTCAGACAATGCGGTCTGGATCGAACTGGTCGGCGTGGACGGCCTCACGACGAACGCGTTTCGGCGCGACCTGCGGGGCCGCCGGATGCAGATGGAGGTTGTGAAGACCTCGCTGCTTCGCCGCGCGGTCAAAGGTCGCCCGCTGGAGCCGCTCGCGGATAAGCTGCAGGGGCCGGCGGCACTCGTCACCGGTGGTGATTCGCCGATCGAGGTGGCGAAGCTGCTGGAGGAATGGGCCCCCAAGTTCCCGAAAGACAGTTTCCGCCTGCGCGGTGCGGTCATCGACGGTGAGTACCTGGACGAGCAAAGCGTGCAGGGCCTTTCCAAGATGCCGACCCGGGCTGACATGCAGGGCCGTATCGTCCGCCTCATCCTGACGCCGGGTGGCAACGTGATCGGAGCGGCGCTCGGTCCAGACGCTGCCGTGGCCGGCCTGCTGAAGACCCTGATCGAGAAGCTTGAGAAGGGCGAAGCCGTCGCGCGCGTCGGATAG
- the tuf gene encoding elongation factor Tu, protein MAKGVFERTKPHVNVGTIGHVDHGKTTLTAALTIVQAARGLAQAKSYDEIAKASESDGRRDPTKILTIATAHVEYESEKRHYAHIDCPGHADYVKNMITGAAQMDGAILVVSAADGPMPQTREHVLLARQVNVPALVVFMNKVDLVDDDELLELVEMEVRELLSMYNFDGDNIPVIRGSATQAIQAAVDKKPEGFQPIVELMNALDTAIPEPQREQDKPFLMPVEDVFSIKGRGTVGTGRIERGQIKVGEEVEIIGLHAEKGRKTVVTGVEMFNKTLDSGIAGDNVGLLLRGVEKKELERGQVLAKAGSITPHTKFLGEVYVLKKEEGGRHTPFFPGYRPQFYFRTTDVTGSIVELIGRDGNKAEMCMPGDNIQMRVEIQHPIAMEDGLRFAIREGGRTVGSGVVTKILE, encoded by the coding sequence ATGGCGAAGGGTGTATTCGAACGTACCAAGCCGCACGTGAACGTCGGGACCATCGGTCACGTCGACCACGGCAAGACGACCCTGACGGCTGCCCTGACCATCGTGCAGGCAGCGCGTGGTCTGGCTCAGGCCAAGTCGTATGACGAGATCGCGAAGGCGTCCGAATCGGACGGCCGGCGTGACCCGACAAAGATTCTGACGATCGCCACGGCGCACGTCGAATACGAGTCGGAGAAGCGGCACTATGCCCACATCGACTGTCCGGGTCACGCCGACTACGTGAAGAACATGATCACGGGTGCGGCCCAGATGGACGGCGCGATCCTGGTGGTCAGCGCGGCTGACGGTCCGATGCCGCAGACGCGTGAGCACGTGCTGCTCGCCCGCCAGGTGAACGTGCCGGCGCTGGTTGTGTTCATGAACAAGGTGGACTTGGTCGACGATGATGAATTGCTCGAGCTGGTCGAGATGGAAGTGCGCGAACTGCTCAGCATGTACAACTTCGACGGCGACAACATCCCGGTTATCCGGGGATCGGCCACGCAGGCGATTCAGGCCGCGGTCGACAAGAAGCCCGAAGGCTTCCAGCCGATCGTGGAGCTGATGAACGCGCTCGACACCGCGATTCCGGAGCCGCAGCGCGAGCAGGACAAGCCGTTCCTGATGCCGGTCGAAGACGTGTTCAGCATCAAGGGCCGTGGCACGGTCGGCACCGGCCGTATCGAGCGTGGCCAGATCAAGGTCGGCGAAGAAGTCGAAATCATCGGACTGCACGCCGAGAAAGGCCGCAAGACGGTCGTCACCGGTGTCGAGATGTTCAATAAGACGCTCGACTCGGGCATCGCCGGCGACAACGTCGGACTGCTGCTCCGCGGTGTCGAGAAGAAGGAGTTGGAGCGTGGGCAGGTGCTGGCCAAGGCCGGCAGCATCACCCCGCACACCAAGTTCCTCGGCGAGGTGTACGTGCTGAAGAAGGAAGAAGGCGGCCGGCATACGCCGTTCTTCCCGGGTTACCGCCCGCAGTTCTACTTCCGCACGACAGACGTCACCGGCTCGATCGTCGAACTGATCGGCCGCGACGGCAATAAGGCGGAAATGTGCATGCCGGGCGACAATATCCAGATGCGGGTCGAAATCCAGCACCCGATCGCGATGGAAGACGGCCTCCGTTTCGCGATCCGCGAAGGCGGCCGGACGGTCGGTTCGGGCGTGGTGACGAAGATCCTGGAGTAA
- a CDS encoding HNH endonuclease has product MLRAWDRHTEQELWAAVAEFVDAGVASVSNEVLSDLFAETDPESREVSVRTEGGRRAIVTNRIERDPSLRHAALCIHGYRCQVCDFSFEETYGAWGRGFAIVHHLRMLADDAGEERETDPRTDLAVLCANCHCMVHRRRSVVLTLDEVAAKLAKARLGKNSIS; this is encoded by the coding sequence GTGTTGCGGGCATGGGATCGACACACAGAGCAGGAACTGTGGGCAGCGGTAGCGGAGTTCGTGGATGCTGGCGTAGCGTCCGTATCCAACGAAGTACTCTCTGATCTCTTCGCTGAGACCGATCCGGAGTCCCGTGAGGTCAGTGTGCGTACGGAGGGTGGACGACGGGCCATTGTCACGAACAGAATCGAGCGTGATCCATCGCTCCGGCATGCCGCTCTGTGTATCCATGGGTACCGGTGTCAGGTCTGTGATTTCAGTTTTGAGGAGACATATGGCGCTTGGGGGCGAGGATTCGCAATCGTCCACCATCTGCGCATGCTGGCAGACGACGCAGGCGAGGAGCGGGAGACTGACCCACGGACCGATCTGGCTGTCCTCTGCGCCAACTGCCACTGCATGGTGCATCGACGCCGGAGCGTCGTCCTGACCCTTGACGAAGTCGCAGCCAAACTTGCCAAAGCTCGTCTAGGCAAGAATTCTATCAGTTAA
- a CDS encoding 50S ribosomal protein L1: protein MRFRSKRYKKDLEKIPPAPLPLEEGIKRLKTYTKTKFDQTVDLVCHLGIDPRQADQMIRGSLSLPKGIGAKKRVIAFCQDQDAEAAKAAGAIEAGGDELIDKVSKGWMDFDVAVAHPSMMGKVGKLGRVLGPQGKMPSPKSGTVTPDIATAVKEYAAGKLEFRNDNGGNVHAVVGKLSFSDEDLKENIVAFVDHIKRVKPSAAKGQYIKKICISGTMTPAVILDMAVTAGTE from the coding sequence ATGCGATTTCGCAGCAAGCGGTACAAGAAGGATCTGGAGAAGATCCCGCCGGCGCCGTTACCCCTCGAAGAGGGGATCAAACGCCTCAAAACCTACACCAAGACCAAGTTCGACCAGACTGTCGATCTCGTCTGCCACCTCGGGATTGACCCCCGGCAGGCGGACCAGATGATTCGCGGCTCCCTGAGTCTGCCCAAGGGCATCGGTGCGAAGAAGCGCGTGATTGCCTTCTGCCAGGACCAGGATGCCGAGGCCGCCAAAGCCGCCGGGGCGATCGAAGCCGGCGGCGATGAGCTGATCGACAAGGTATCCAAGGGTTGGATGGATTTCGATGTAGCGGTTGCGCACCCGTCCATGATGGGCAAGGTCGGCAAGCTGGGTCGTGTCCTCGGTCCGCAGGGTAAGATGCCGTCGCCCAAGAGCGGCACGGTGACACCGGATATCGCGACGGCGGTCAAGGAGTACGCTGCCGGCAAGCTCGAGTTTCGCAACGACAATGGCGGCAACGTGCATGCCGTGGTCGGCAAACTGAGCTTCAGCGACGAGGATCTCAAGGAGAACATCGTCGCCTTCGTCGATCACATCAAGCGTGTCAAACCGTCGGCGGCCAAGGGCCAGTACATCAAGAAAATCTGCATCAGCGGCACCATGACGCCCGCGGTCATTCTCGACATGGCCGTCACGGCGGGGACGGAGTAA
- the rplL gene encoding 50S ribosomal protein L7/L12, producing the protein MAEAPTVDAAIKDIGDKIAGLTLVQAKSLADYMKDTYGIEPAAGGAVMVAGPGAGPAAAAVEEQTEFNVILANGGDKKLQVIKVVRAARPDLGLKEAKALVDEAPKPLLEAVSKEDAEKWKKELEEAGAKVEVK; encoded by the coding sequence ATGGCAGAAGCACCCACGGTAGACGCCGCGATCAAGGACATCGGCGACAAGATCGCCGGCCTGACGCTGGTCCAGGCGAAGTCGCTGGCAGACTACATGAAAGATACCTACGGGATCGAGCCGGCGGCGGGCGGTGCGGTGATGGTGGCGGGTCCGGGCGCAGGACCGGCGGCCGCAGCGGTGGAAGAGCAGACGGAGTTCAACGTCATTCTTGCGAATGGCGGTGACAAGAAGTTGCAGGTGATCAAGGTAGTGCGCGCCGCGCGTCCGGACCTGGGTCTCAAGGAGGCCAAGGCCCTGGTCGACGAGGCGCCGAAGCCACTGCTCGAGGCCGTCAGCAAGGAAGATGCCGAGAAGTGGAAGAAGGAGCTCGAAGAGGCCGGCGCAAAGGTCGAAGTCAAGTAA
- the nusG gene encoding transcription termination/antitermination factor NusG encodes MTNFADDVETTPPPEVVPAAVPAESTRPERPAAKEEVPIVQPGMGWYVLKVASNKEDQVRDALERKVKIEQLEKWVGRILVPTQREKRVRGGTSRIYHRKLYPGYVFVEMATDQDGRIPENVWFVIKETTGVGDFIGSGGKPSPMPMSDVEQMVAAAIKPDEGPSLANLAFKSGDRVKVTEGPFENFEGTVDEINSQKGTVRVIVAIFGRPTPIEIEYWMVEPL; translated from the coding sequence ATGACGAACTTCGCCGACGATGTCGAAACCACGCCTCCGCCGGAAGTCGTACCCGCGGCTGTGCCTGCCGAAAGCACCCGCCCGGAGCGGCCCGCCGCAAAGGAAGAGGTGCCGATCGTCCAGCCCGGCATGGGCTGGTACGTGCTGAAGGTGGCCTCCAACAAGGAGGACCAGGTTCGTGACGCCCTCGAGCGCAAGGTGAAAATCGAGCAGCTGGAGAAGTGGGTGGGCCGGATCCTGGTGCCGACCCAGCGAGAGAAGCGGGTGCGCGGCGGCACCTCCCGGATCTACCATCGGAAGCTTTATCCGGGCTATGTTTTCGTGGAGATGGCCACCGATCAGGATGGCCGCATCCCCGAGAACGTCTGGTTCGTGATCAAGGAAACGACCGGGGTCGGTGACTTTATCGGTTCGGGCGGCAAGCCCTCGCCGATGCCGATGTCGGACGTCGAACAAATGGTCGCGGCGGCAATCAAGCCGGACGAAGGTCCGTCGCTGGCGAACCTGGCATTCAAGTCAGGCGACCGCGTGAAGGTGACGGAAGGCCCGTTCGAGAATTTTGAAGGCACGGTGGACGAGATCAACAGCCAGAAGGGGACCGTGCGTGTGATCGTGGCGATTTTCGGCCGGCCGACGCCGATCGAGATCGAGTACTGGATGGTGGAGCCGCTGTAG
- the secE gene encoding preprotein translocase subunit SecE yields the protein MAERVHETPVGGGTPFKIYKSGQGQYVRWSTSAGAGLLALAAANFVRERLTVVDNVWVTTLVPVLVLVALAYLIFRFVGQHARVGDFLIATEGEMKKVNWSSRKEVWGATKVVIITVLALSILLFVVDLIFILMFSGMGVLRVDILQDLFSRGQP from the coding sequence ATGGCAGAGCGCGTACACGAAACCCCGGTCGGCGGTGGCACGCCGTTCAAGATTTACAAGTCCGGCCAGGGACAGTACGTCCGCTGGTCGACATCCGCCGGCGCGGGGCTCCTGGCCCTGGCGGCGGCGAACTTCGTACGGGAACGCCTGACGGTGGTTGACAATGTCTGGGTGACGACGCTCGTGCCCGTACTGGTACTCGTGGCGCTGGCCTATCTCATATTTCGCTTTGTGGGCCAACATGCCCGGGTGGGCGATTTCCTGATCGCCACCGAAGGCGAGATGAAGAAAGTCAACTGGTCCAGCCGGAAGGAAGTGTGGGGTGCGACCAAGGTCGTGATCATTACGGTCCTGGCACTGTCGATCCTGCTGTTCGTGGTGGACCTGATCTTCATCCTCATGTTCAGTGGCATGGGCGTACTGCGGGTGGATATCCTTCAGGACCTCTTCTCACGCGGACAACCATGA
- the rpmG gene encoding 50S ribosomal protein L33 produces MAKAQKRESVWLQCTETGDLNYRTTVNVQGGVPKLQLVKYSPRLRKRTMHKIKRK; encoded by the coding sequence ATGGCGAAGGCGCAAAAGAGAGAGTCGGTCTGGCTGCAGTGCACGGAGACGGGCGATCTGAACTATCGCACGACCGTCAACGTGCAGGGCGGCGTGCCGAAGCTGCAGCTCGTCAAGTACAGCCCGCGGCTGCGGAAGCGGACCATGCACAAGATCAAGCGCAAGTAG
- a CDS encoding biopolymer transporter ExbD gives MRKAPEPAGEAIPNLAPLVDVIMVLLVFFLLIMSFELVRQGILSTELDPSSGPGAGARVEVNPTIAVSLGGSSDETLTIRVRDEALPSADFDLLRRYLLDRRRAGADPKNPVVIVAETQVRWQYVIQAMDAIVRAGFSNVQFGVSLRPGSV, from the coding sequence ATGAGGAAAGCCCCGGAGCCGGCTGGCGAGGCCATCCCGAATCTCGCCCCGCTGGTCGACGTCATCATGGTGCTGCTGGTTTTCTTTCTGCTCATCATGTCGTTCGAACTGGTACGGCAGGGCATTCTCAGCACAGAGCTGGATCCGAGCAGTGGTCCCGGCGCCGGGGCGCGGGTCGAGGTGAATCCCACGATTGCCGTTTCGCTGGGAGGTTCGAGTGACGAGACGCTGACGATCCGCGTGCGGGACGAAGCGCTGCCGTCGGCTGATTTCGATCTGCTGCGGCGGTACCTGCTGGATCGTCGGCGGGCGGGCGCCGATCCGAAGAATCCCGTGGTGATCGTGGCCGAGACGCAGGTGCGCTGGCAGTATGTCATCCAGGCGATGGACGCGATTGTGCGGGCGGGCTTTTCGAACGTGCAGTTCGGCGTGAGTCTGCGCCCGGGGAGCGTCTGA
- a CDS encoding biopolymer transporter ExbD, with protein MMRPPKPTSMTLNLAPMVDVLMCLIVFFLLAAHIVAAEATVVDVRDLPRALAAQEVDSSDLGNRVTISVRRVADGDEVAEYVVADWDGERIVPRALRPADIEALLKLRATQAVARGATLRCVIRADRMVTYQHVEVVLRACGLAQVRDVVFAARMDGDGEGPP; from the coding sequence ATGATGCGTCCGCCGAAGCCGACCAGCATGACGCTGAACCTTGCGCCGATGGTTGACGTGCTGATGTGCCTGATCGTGTTCTTCCTGCTGGCGGCACACATCGTAGCCGCAGAAGCAACGGTCGTGGACGTGCGCGATTTGCCGCGGGCGCTGGCGGCGCAGGAAGTGGATTCCTCGGACCTCGGCAACCGCGTGACGATCAGTGTGCGGCGCGTGGCTGACGGGGACGAGGTGGCCGAGTACGTCGTGGCCGACTGGGATGGCGAGCGGATCGTGCCGCGCGCCCTGCGGCCGGCGGACATTGAGGCATTGCTGAAGCTGCGCGCGACTCAGGCCGTCGCCCGGGGAGCGACGCTGCGCTGCGTGATTCGGGCGGATCGGATGGTGACATATCAGCACGTCGAAGTTGTGCTGCGGGCCTGCGGACTGGCCCAGGTGAGGGACGTGGTGTTTGCCGCCCGGATGGACGGCGACGGGGAGGGTCCCCCATGA